Proteins encoded by one window of Bacteroidota bacterium:
- a CDS encoding SAM-dependent chlorinase/fluorinase has translation MPIITLTSDWGLRDHYLASVKGKILANIQEVNIVDISHQISPFNIEHAAFVIKNCYQDFPEGTIHIIGVNTEESDKDSHVVVFHHNHYFIGTDNGIFSMLFTDQPEKIFELTIPQDTDFFTFSARDRFVKAAVHLANGKPIEELGNPLKNIQMKMLFKPALEELLIKGMVIHIDGYENLITNITKDLFDKVGNGRKFAIQLRGVKIRSIAQSYLDVPTGETVAVFASNGHLEIAINQGNAASLLGIAINDAIRIEFEK, from the coding sequence ATGCCAATAATTACATTAACCAGTGACTGGGGATTAAGGGATCACTATCTGGCTTCAGTAAAAGGTAAGATTCTTGCCAATATTCAGGAAGTTAATATCGTTGACATTTCGCATCAAATCAGTCCTTTTAATATTGAACATGCAGCATTCGTGATCAAAAATTGTTATCAGGATTTCCCCGAAGGAACTATTCATATCATTGGTGTAAATACAGAAGAATCTGATAAAGATTCCCACGTCGTGGTTTTTCATCATAATCATTATTTTATTGGAACGGACAATGGTATTTTTTCAATGCTATTTACCGATCAACCTGAAAAAATATTTGAACTTACTATTCCACAAGACACTGATTTTTTTACTTTTTCTGCACGCGACCGTTTTGTAAAAGCAGCTGTTCATCTGGCCAACGGAAAACCAATTGAGGAATTGGGGAATCCATTGAAAAACATTCAAATGAAGATGTTATTCAAACCTGCCCTTGAAGAATTATTAATTAAAGGCATGGTAATTCATATTGATGGTTATGAAAACCTGATCACGAATATTACGAAAGATCTTTTCGACAAAGTTGGAAATGGCAGAAAATTTGCCATCCAGCTCAGAGGAGTAAAAATCAGGTCAATCGCACAATCATATCTTGATGTCCCAACAGGAGAAACAGTGGCAGTTTTTGCTTCAAACGGTCATTTGGAAATTGCAATAAATCAGGGAAACGCTGCCAGTTTGCTTGGCATAGCAATAAATGACGCGATTAGGATCGAATTCGAAAAATAG
- the gldF gene encoding gliding motility-associated ABC transporter permease subunit GldF, translating into MITIFKKEFFGFFNSLTAYVVVIVFLLINSLFLWILPGNLNILDYGYADLDGLFSIAPYTFMFLIPALTMRFFSEEHRSGTIELLLTKPISELHIILAKYFAALALVIFSIIPTLIYFYSVYQLGFPKGNLDFGAFWGSFTGLILLGATFVSIGIFSSVLTNNQILSFIVAVALSAFLYLGLDYISASESFNNLFLLIQNLGISSHYTSISRGVLDSRDLIYFLSIISLFIYFTKILLGRRKW; encoded by the coding sequence ATGATCACAATTTTTAAAAAAGAATTCTTTGGGTTTTTCAATTCTTTAACTGCTTATGTGGTGGTCATTGTTTTTTTATTGATCAATAGCTTGTTTTTGTGGATTTTACCCGGCAATTTGAACATATTGGATTATGGATATGCCGATTTGGATGGCTTGTTCAGTATTGCTCCTTATACTTTTATGTTTCTGATACCGGCACTTACGATGCGTTTTTTCTCTGAAGAGCATCGCAGTGGGACTATTGAACTTTTATTGACTAAACCCATCAGTGAATTACATATTATTCTGGCAAAATATTTTGCTGCCTTGGCTTTGGTGATATTTTCAATTATCCCTACCCTGATCTATTTTTATTCGGTTTATCAACTTGGGTTTCCAAAAGGAAATCTTGATTTTGGTGCATTTTGGGGATCTTTTACCGGATTGATCTTACTGGGCGCCACTTTTGTTTCCATTGGCATATTTTCATCAGTTTTGACAAATAATCAGATTTTATCGTTTATTGTTGCAGTTGCCCTGAGTGCTTTTTTGTATTTAGGGTTAGATTATATTTCTGCGTCCGAAAGCTTTAATAACCTGTTTTTATTGATCCAAAATCTGGGAATTAGTTCACATTATACTTCAATAAGTCGTGGGGTACTTGATTCACGCGATCTTATTTATTTTCTAAGTATCATTTCTTTATTCATCTATTTTACTAAAATATTGTTAGGGAGACGGAAATGGTAA